The following are encoded together in the Primulina tabacum isolate GXHZ01 chromosome 18, ASM2559414v2, whole genome shotgun sequence genome:
- the LOC142533417 gene encoding NADH dehydrogenase [ubiquinone] 1 beta subcomplex subunit 7 — protein sequence MEVPGSSKKMIATQEEMAEAKVPIPYRDQCAHLLIPLNKCRQAEFFLPWKCETERHTYEKCEYELVMERMLQMQKIREREVQSANHSIPLAPKTAGA from the coding sequence ATGGAGGTTCCCGGCTCATCGAAGAAGATGATAGCGACGCAGGAAGAGATGGCGGAGGCGAAGGTCCCGATTCCGTACAGAGACCAGTGTGCCCATTTGCTGATCCCGCTCAACAAATGCCGGCAGGCCGAGTTTTTTCTTCCGTGGAAGTGCGAGACGGAGCGCCACACTTATGAGAAGTGTGAGTACGAGCTCGTTATGGAGAGGATGCTGCAGATGCAGAAGATCCGAGAGCGAGAGGTTCAGTCGGCGAACCATTCAATCCCGCTTGCCCCCAAAACTGCTGGTGCTTGA